Proteins co-encoded in one Streptomyces sp. SLBN-31 genomic window:
- a CDS encoding nucleotide sugar dehydrogenase produces the protein MQICVVALGKIGLPLAVQFAAKGHYVIGSDVDERVVHLVNEGVEPFPGEAELAERLKSVVGAGRLLATTDTTAAVTHAEAVVLVVPVYVDAQGMPDFGWMDQATQAVARGLRPGTLVSYETTLPVGTTRGRWAPMLEQGSGLTAGRDFALVFSPERVLTGRVFADLCRYPKLLGGIDVASARRGVEFYESVLDFDVRDELPRPNGVWDLGSAEAAEFAKLAETTYRDVNIGLANQFARFADRIGIDIELVIDGCNSQPYSHIHRPGIAVGGHCIPVYPRMYLWNDPDATVVQEARTANASMPEYAVRRLAEVYGDLTGAGVLVLGAAYRGGVKETAFSGVFPVVEALRARGAEPYVSDPLYTADDLRALGLPPYSGQTVTAAVVQADHGEYRELGSDRFPEVRVVVDGRRIADPDRWAGAEVILLGAPTRTAQRA, from the coding sequence GTGCAAATCTGTGTGGTGGCGCTCGGAAAGATCGGCCTGCCGCTGGCCGTCCAGTTCGCGGCGAAAGGCCACTACGTCATCGGCTCCGACGTGGACGAACGAGTCGTGCACCTGGTAAATGAGGGCGTTGAGCCTTTCCCCGGCGAGGCTGAACTCGCTGAGAGGCTGAAGAGCGTCGTCGGGGCGGGGCGGCTGCTGGCCACCACCGACACGACCGCGGCGGTCACGCACGCCGAGGCGGTCGTGCTGGTCGTTCCGGTATACGTCGACGCCCAGGGCATGCCCGACTTCGGCTGGATGGACCAAGCGACGCAGGCGGTGGCGCGCGGACTGCGGCCGGGCACACTCGTGTCCTATGAGACGACACTGCCCGTCGGTACCACTCGAGGGCGCTGGGCGCCCATGCTCGAGCAGGGCAGCGGGCTGACCGCGGGCCGGGACTTCGCTCTCGTCTTCAGCCCCGAAAGGGTGCTGACCGGACGTGTATTCGCCGACCTGTGCCGCTACCCCAAGCTGCTCGGCGGCATCGACGTGGCCTCCGCCCGCCGAGGTGTCGAGTTCTACGAGTCCGTCCTCGACTTCGACGTACGCGACGAACTGCCTCGTCCCAACGGCGTCTGGGACCTCGGCTCGGCGGAGGCCGCGGAGTTCGCGAAGCTGGCCGAGACGACCTACCGTGACGTGAACATCGGGCTGGCGAACCAGTTCGCACGGTTCGCGGACCGCATCGGCATCGACATCGAGCTGGTGATCGACGGCTGCAACTCGCAGCCGTACAGCCACATCCACAGGCCTGGCATCGCCGTAGGCGGTCACTGCATTCCCGTCTATCCGCGGATGTATCTGTGGAACGACCCGGACGCGACAGTCGTGCAAGAGGCCCGTACGGCCAATGCCTCGATGCCCGAGTACGCGGTACGGCGGCTTGCGGAGGTGTACGGCGACCTGACCGGCGCAGGCGTGCTCGTATTGGGCGCCGCCTATCGGGGCGGCGTCAAGGAGACAGCGTTCTCCGGGGTGTTCCCCGTCGTCGAGGCGCTGCGGGCGCGCGGCGCCGAGCCGTACGTGTCCGACCCGCTGTACACGGCCGATGATCTGAGGGCACTCGGCCTGCCGCCGTACAGCGGACAGACAGTCACCGCCGCTGTCGTCCAAGCCGATCACGGCGAGTACCGAGAGCTCGGATCCGACCGGTTCCCGGAGGTGCGCGTCGTGGTCGACGGGCGGCGGATCGCCGACCCCGATCGATGGGCCGGGGCCGAGGTGATCCTGCTCGGTGCGCCGACCCGGACGGCTCAGCGGGCTTGA
- the wecB gene encoding non-hydrolyzing UDP-N-acetylglucosamine 2-epimerase, protein MKVMSVVGARPQFVKLAAVAAAFGDTEHDHMIVHTGQHYDADLSDVFFTGLSIPEPHVHLGVGSGTHGVQTGTILAALDPVIAAAHPEWVLVYGDTNSTLAGALSAAKQHIPVAHLEAGLRSFNRRMPEEHNRVLTDHAADLLLAPTEEAVHHLAAEGLADRVVLTGDVMVDTCLRIRDKVLRDKATAALPAFVDAQEPYLFATLHRAENTDRPDRLAALVDALSSLPVPVALAAHPRLLARAEDFGIKLDSGSLRIGRPLPYAELIRTVLGSRGVITDSGGLQKEAFLLERVCTTLRTETEWPETLRGGWNALVPDPCALGSQAWRDTVLRPAPKSSRGVPYGDGEAAPRVVRALEDRVSGSQAR, encoded by the coding sequence ATGAAGGTCATGAGCGTAGTCGGGGCGCGACCCCAATTCGTCAAACTTGCCGCAGTCGCCGCAGCGTTCGGCGATACAGAGCACGATCATATGATCGTCCACACCGGTCAGCACTACGACGCCGATCTGTCCGACGTCTTCTTCACCGGCCTCTCCATCCCCGAGCCCCATGTGCACCTGGGCGTCGGCTCGGGCACCCACGGAGTGCAGACCGGTACCATCCTGGCGGCCCTCGATCCCGTCATCGCCGCCGCACACCCTGAATGGGTGCTCGTTTACGGAGACACCAACTCCACTCTTGCCGGCGCCCTTTCCGCTGCCAAACAGCACATCCCCGTTGCCCACCTGGAAGCGGGCCTGCGCTCTTTCAACCGGCGGATGCCCGAGGAGCACAACCGCGTCCTCACGGACCACGCTGCCGATCTGCTGCTCGCACCCACCGAGGAGGCGGTGCACCACCTGGCAGCCGAGGGCCTGGCCGACCGTGTGGTCCTGACCGGGGACGTCATGGTCGACACGTGCCTGCGCATCAGGGACAAGGTGCTGAGGGACAAGGCCACCGCCGCACTTCCGGCCTTCGTCGACGCCCAGGAGCCCTACCTCTTCGCCACATTGCACCGGGCCGAGAACACGGATCGTCCCGATCGCCTGGCCGCTCTCGTGGATGCCCTGTCCAGTCTGCCGGTTCCCGTCGCCCTGGCCGCCCATCCCAGGCTGCTCGCACGTGCAGAGGACTTCGGCATCAAGCTCGACAGCGGCTCCCTCCGTATCGGCCGCCCCCTTCCCTACGCCGAGCTGATCCGCACGGTGCTCGGCTCGCGTGGTGTGATCACGGACTCGGGAGGACTCCAGAAAGAGGCGTTCCTCTTGGAGCGCGTCTGCACGACACTCCGTACGGAGACGGAATGGCCCGAAACGCTCCGGGGCGGCTGGAACGCACTCGTGCCGGATCCCTGTGCACTGGGCTCCCAGGCATGGCGTGACACCGTCCTGCGTCCTGCGCCCAAGAGCTCACGCGGCGTGCCGTACGGCGACGGCGAAGCAGCACCCCGTGTGGTGCGGGCGCTGGAAGATCGTGTGAGCGGATCTCAAGCCCGCTGA
- a CDS encoding acyltransferase, producing MNQSGEVAFAQVRIAPGAQVDESAVLGPGTTVWELAQIREEAVLGCDCVVGRGVYVGPGVKIGHRVKIQNHALVYEPAELADGVFVGPAVVLTNDRSPRAVGADGRLKRAGDWEAVGVRVAEGASLGAHSVCVAPVGIGRWAMVAAGAVVTKDVPDFALVAGVPAQRIGWVGPAGERLRALPDRVGLWECPSNGNLYSENDGILTELSAQYREKSSP from the coding sequence ATGAACCAAAGCGGTGAGGTGGCGTTTGCGCAGGTGCGGATCGCGCCCGGTGCGCAGGTCGACGAGTCGGCCGTGCTCGGCCCGGGTACGACTGTGTGGGAACTCGCGCAGATCCGCGAGGAAGCCGTGCTCGGCTGCGACTGCGTCGTGGGCCGGGGTGTCTATGTGGGACCCGGGGTGAAGATCGGCCACAGGGTCAAGATTCAGAACCATGCGCTGGTGTATGAGCCTGCCGAGCTGGCCGACGGCGTCTTCGTCGGGCCCGCGGTCGTCCTCACGAACGACCGCAGTCCTCGCGCCGTCGGCGCGGACGGACGTCTGAAGCGCGCCGGTGACTGGGAGGCGGTCGGGGTCCGGGTCGCTGAGGGCGCGTCACTCGGCGCACACTCAGTGTGTGTGGCTCCGGTCGGCATCGGCCGCTGGGCGATGGTCGCCGCGGGGGCCGTCGTCACCAAGGACGTGCCGGATTTCGCCCTCGTCGCCGGTGTCCCTGCCCAACGGATCGGATGGGTGGGACCTGCCGGCGAGCGTCTGCGCGCACTGCCGGATCGGGTCGGACTCTGGGAGTGCCCGAGCAATGGGAATCTCTACTCGGAGAACGACGGAATTCTGACGGAGCTTTCAGCTCAATACCGAGAAAAGTCGAGCCCATGA
- a CDS encoding Gfo/Idh/MocA family oxidoreductase has product MGRNHARVLSSLDGVELVGVMDPAGDTTGAGRNTLVVPTLHELLARGLDYAVVACPTASHEEVGLALADNGVPALIEKPLAHSATAAQRLVDAFDRAGLVAGVGHIERFNPALRSLRCRLEAGELGDVFQVVTRRQGPFPHRIADVGVVKDLATHDIDLTSWVTGHDYVSLCARTVSKSGRLHEDMVSVVGDLSDGTLVSHLVNWLSPHKERYTSVTGERGCLVADTLTADLTFHANGAVATEWEALRAFRGVAEGDMVRYAIPKREPLLVEHELFRDAVDGKATDIVTLDQGLRTVEVAEAVLDSARRKASVSLRSPRTPTLAVVPQRS; this is encoded by the coding sequence ATGGGACGCAACCATGCCCGGGTGTTGTCGTCGCTCGACGGCGTCGAGCTGGTGGGCGTCATGGACCCGGCAGGTGATACCACGGGTGCCGGCCGGAACACCCTTGTCGTCCCCACCCTGCATGAGCTGCTCGCGCGTGGACTCGACTACGCGGTGGTCGCCTGTCCCACGGCGTCGCACGAGGAGGTCGGCCTGGCCTTGGCCGACAACGGCGTGCCCGCGCTGATCGAGAAGCCGCTCGCCCACTCGGCGACGGCCGCACAGCGACTGGTCGACGCCTTCGACAGAGCGGGACTGGTCGCCGGTGTCGGACACATCGAGCGGTTCAACCCGGCCCTGCGGAGCCTGCGTTGCCGACTCGAGGCGGGAGAACTCGGGGACGTCTTCCAAGTGGTCACGCGGCGCCAGGGACCCTTCCCGCACCGCATCGCCGACGTCGGGGTCGTCAAGGACCTGGCCACCCACGACATCGACCTCACCAGTTGGGTCACCGGCCACGACTACGTCTCGCTCTGCGCGCGCACGGTGTCCAAGAGCGGCCGACTCCATGAGGACATGGTCTCCGTGGTCGGCGACCTCAGCGACGGCACCCTGGTCAGCCACCTCGTCAACTGGCTCAGCCCCCACAAGGAGCGCTACACGTCGGTGACCGGCGAGCGTGGCTGCCTCGTCGCCGACACTCTCACGGCAGACCTGACCTTCCACGCCAACGGAGCGGTGGCCACCGAGTGGGAGGCCCTGCGCGCCTTCCGCGGTGTGGCCGAGGGCGACATGGTCCGCTACGCCATCCCCAAGCGTGAGCCGCTCCTCGTCGAGCACGAGCTGTTCCGTGATGCCGTGGACGGGAAGGCCACGGACATTGTCACGCTCGATCAGGGGCTGAGGACGGTGGAGGTGGCGGAGGCGGTCCTCGACTCGGCACGGCGGAAGGCATCCGTGAGCCTGCGAAGCCCGCGCACGCCGACCCTGGCGGTGGTCCCCCAGCGGTCATGA
- a CDS encoding DegT/DnrJ/EryC1/StrS aminotransferase family protein has translation MTRSLPSIPAARPVIGEAEIAAAVRVLRSGRVVQGPEVAAFEDAFSELVAGRACVAVNSGTSALQLSLMALGIGPGDEVVVPSFSFAATANAVRLVGADPVFADITSSTYCLDPLAVSAMIGPRTAALMPVHLYGHPAPMDQLMQVAARHGLAVLEDACQAHGATLHGRPVGTFGEAGCFSFYPTKNMHALEGGIISTADPHLARTLRLLRNQGMEQRYENEIVGANMRMTDVAAAVGREQLKQLPAWTERRRANAKVLDTRIEALSVPQEADGARHVYHQYTVRIPGGLRDSVQRDLARQGIGSAVYYPTPIHRLRPYQDQGSPPLPETDRAATEVLSLPVHPTLRQAELERIAQAVNDAGRVG, from the coding sequence GTGACCCGCTCCCTTCCATCGATCCCGGCGGCCAGACCCGTGATCGGAGAAGCCGAGATCGCTGCGGCCGTACGCGTTCTGCGTAGTGGCCGTGTCGTCCAGGGCCCGGAAGTGGCCGCGTTCGAAGACGCGTTCTCCGAATTGGTCGCCGGCCGCGCCTGCGTAGCGGTCAACTCAGGAACCTCCGCCCTGCAGCTGAGCCTCATGGCTCTGGGCATCGGACCGGGAGACGAGGTCGTGGTGCCCTCGTTCTCGTTCGCGGCGACCGCCAACGCAGTACGCCTGGTAGGCGCCGATCCAGTCTTCGCCGACATCACGTCAAGCACCTACTGCCTCGACCCGCTCGCCGTATCAGCGATGATCGGTCCGCGCACCGCCGCGCTCATGCCGGTGCATCTGTATGGGCACCCCGCGCCCATGGACCAGCTGATGCAAGTTGCCGCACGCCATGGGCTCGCCGTACTGGAGGACGCCTGTCAGGCGCACGGAGCCACGCTGCACGGACGCCCCGTCGGCACCTTCGGTGAGGCGGGATGCTTCAGCTTCTATCCCACGAAAAACATGCACGCTCTCGAGGGCGGCATCATTTCGACCGCCGACCCGCACCTCGCCCGCACCCTTCGGCTTCTGCGGAACCAGGGCATGGAGCAGCGCTACGAGAACGAGATCGTCGGGGCCAACATGCGGATGACCGACGTCGCGGCGGCCGTCGGCCGTGAGCAGCTGAAGCAGCTGCCGGCCTGGACGGAGCGGCGGAGAGCCAACGCCAAGGTGCTCGACACCCGCATCGAGGCGCTGTCCGTTCCGCAGGAGGCCGACGGTGCGCGGCACGTCTACCACCAGTACACGGTCCGCATCCCGGGCGGTCTCCGGGATTCCGTGCAGCGGGACCTGGCGCGACAGGGCATCGGCAGCGCGGTGTACTACCCGACCCCGATCCACCGACTCAGGCCCTATCAGGACCAGGGCAGCCCGCCCCTGCCCGAGACCGATCGGGCAGCGACGGAGGTTCTGTCCCTCCCGGTGCACCCGACCCTGCGGCAGGCCGAGCTGGAGCGGATCGCACAGGCCGTGAACGATGCCGGAAGAGTCGGGTGA
- a CDS encoding low molecular weight phosphatase family protein → MTRILFVCTANVYRSVLAERLLAARLPPGSVLRPESAGTQACHRPRMEETTRAVLERLGGDGSGFVSRPLTAQLMAGAPLVLGLAREHREAAVRLAPAAMRRCFTLKEFVRLANGGTAGEGRGGFEAVVAAAANRRGTAAPVPQTEDDISDPWGGPREELYECALEIAREVSGLVRL, encoded by the coding sequence ATGACTCGGATCCTGTTCGTCTGCACGGCCAACGTGTACCGCTCGGTGCTCGCCGAGCGCCTTCTGGCGGCGAGGCTGCCGCCGGGTTCGGTCCTGCGGCCGGAGAGCGCCGGTACGCAGGCGTGTCACCGTCCCCGCATGGAGGAGACCACACGGGCGGTCCTGGAACGGCTGGGCGGCGACGGCTCCGGATTCGTCTCCCGGCCGCTCACCGCACAGCTCATGGCGGGTGCCCCACTGGTCCTCGGACTCGCGCGCGAGCACCGCGAGGCGGCCGTCCGCCTCGCCCCGGCGGCGATGCGGCGCTGCTTCACCCTGAAGGAGTTCGTGCGGCTCGCGAACGGGGGAACCGCAGGGGAGGGTCGGGGCGGATTCGAGGCCGTGGTGGCAGCGGCTGCCAACCGTCGCGGTACCGCGGCCCCGGTCCCGCAGACCGAGGACGACATCTCGGACCCCTGGGGCGGGCCTCGTGAGGAGCTGTACGAGTGTGCCCTGGAGATCGCCAGGGAGGTGAGCGGACTGGTTCGGCTGTGA
- a CDS encoding polysaccharide biosynthesis tyrosine autokinase has translation MDLQGFLKALARRWPTVVVCLVLAVGTALAVTSASTPVYEARTQLFVATRAGENTIDLNQGQTFSQARVQSYAEIVRTRQVTAPVVKQLRLHTTPEELASRITAVVPLKTVLIDITVRDTSPRRAARIANAVAKRFSSVVEQLETPKRPVSSTSKKGDGADDDAPVRPVSPVSLGVTEAAVAPTSPTEPRPLLNLAAGVVGGLLLAAGLVALLEMLDTTFKTSEALGAFTDMPGLATIPYDRNAPRQPLISADGYSERAEAFRKLRTNLQFSQVDDPPRIIMVTSSVPSEGKTNIAMNLARSLAEAGVSTCLVDGDLRRPCVAPAFGLVQDGGLTTVLIGQARVEDVMQKVAGGLSVLASGAVPPNPAELLASARMEEVLRELADMYDVVIIDTAPLLPVADTAGLASLTQGALLVVRAGKTNRDQVRTAKESLERVGARVLGTVFSMAPVAKGGRYGRYGAYGELPAPRTSATPEDAAAPAVTRTTDGT, from the coding sequence TTGGATCTCCAAGGATTCCTGAAGGCTCTTGCCAGACGATGGCCGACGGTCGTGGTCTGTCTGGTTCTCGCGGTCGGGACGGCGCTCGCCGTGACAAGCGCGAGCACCCCCGTCTACGAGGCGAGGACGCAGCTCTTCGTCGCCACCCGCGCCGGCGAGAACACCATCGATCTGAACCAGGGGCAGACGTTCTCGCAGGCGCGCGTGCAGTCGTACGCCGAGATCGTGAGGACCCGTCAGGTCACCGCTCCGGTGGTGAAACAGCTGCGGCTGCACACCACTCCGGAGGAGCTGGCGTCCCGGATCACCGCCGTCGTCCCGCTCAAGACCGTGCTCATCGACATCACCGTCCGGGACACCTCGCCCCGGCGCGCGGCGCGCATCGCCAACGCCGTGGCAAAGCGGTTCAGTTCGGTCGTCGAGCAGTTGGAGACCCCCAAGCGGCCGGTCTCCTCGACATCCAAGAAGGGCGACGGGGCCGATGACGACGCGCCCGTACGCCCGGTCTCCCCGGTCTCCCTGGGCGTCACCGAGGCAGCCGTCGCCCCGACCTCTCCCACAGAGCCCCGCCCGTTGCTCAACCTGGCCGCGGGTGTGGTGGGCGGCCTGCTGCTCGCCGCCGGGCTGGTGGCCCTCCTTGAGATGCTCGACACCACGTTCAAGACGAGCGAGGCACTGGGTGCTTTCACCGACATGCCCGGCCTCGCCACCATCCCGTACGACAGGAACGCCCCAAGGCAGCCGCTGATCAGTGCCGACGGGTACTCCGAGCGTGCCGAGGCGTTCCGCAAGCTGCGGACGAACCTGCAGTTCTCACAGGTCGACGATCCGCCGCGGATCATCATGGTGACGAGCTCGGTGCCCAGTGAGGGCAAGACGAACATCGCGATGAACCTCGCCCGGTCCCTCGCCGAGGCCGGCGTCTCCACCTGCCTCGTGGACGGCGACCTCCGCCGCCCCTGCGTGGCACCGGCTTTCGGCCTCGTCCAGGACGGCGGTCTGACCACGGTGCTCATCGGACAGGCCCGTGTCGAGGATGTGATGCAGAAGGTCGCCGGCGGGCTCTCGGTGCTCGCCAGCGGCGCTGTGCCGCCGAACCCCGCGGAACTGCTCGCCTCGGCGCGTATGGAAGAGGTGCTGCGCGAGCTCGCGGACATGTACGACGTCGTGATCATCGACACGGCGCCGCTGCTGCCGGTCGCCGACACCGCGGGGCTCGCCTCTCTCACCCAGGGCGCGCTGCTCGTCGTACGGGCCGGGAAGACCAACCGGGACCAGGTGCGCACCGCCAAGGAATCGCTGGAGCGCGTGGGCGCGCGCGTGCTCGGCACCGTGTTCAGCATGGCTCCGGTTGCCAAGGGCGGCCGTTACGGCCGTTACGGCGCCTACGGCGAGCTGCCCGCTCCGCGTACGTCGGCCACGCCGGAGGATGCGGCCGCCCCGGCGGTGACGCGCACCACGGACGGGACATGA